The Lentzea guizhouensis genome contains a region encoding:
- the katG gene encoding catalase/peroxidase HPI produces the protein MSDSTDAKVSESKGECPVAHSRRSHPSEGGSNRDWWPNQLNLRILRKHPVQANPMGGDFDYSKEFLTVDLDELARDVDAVLTESKDWWPADFGHYGPFMIRMAWHSAGTYRTHDGRGGAGAGMQRFAPLNSWPDNGNLDKARRLLWPVKKKYGKKLSWADLMIFTGNRALETMGLKTFGFAGGRTDVWEPDEDVYWGPETEWLGGDTRYSGERDLESPLAAVQMGLIYVNPEGPNSNPDPLAAARDIRETFGRMGMNDEETVALIAGGHTFGKAHGAGDPSLVGAEPEGSLMDAQGFGWISTHGTGKGRDAITSGLEVTWTQQPTKWTNLFFKNLFEFEWELTKSPAGAHQWKPKGDAGANTVPDPEDGTLNRQPMMLTTDLSLRFDPIYEPISRRFAQDHEAFAEAFSRAWFKLTHRDMGPIQRYLGPQVPQEELIWQDRLPARDHELISTEDVAALKAKILETGLSVSQLVKTAWASASTFRQSDKRGGANGARIRLEPQRGWEVNEPDQLAQALRALEGVQEAFNSSATGGKKVSLADVIVLGGAAAVEQAAKAAGHDVEVPFLAGRTDATQEQTDAESFAVLEPKVDGFRNFGSKANPLPSEYLLVDKANLLGLSAPEMTVLVGGLRVLGANHGGSTAGVLTDKPETLTNDFFVNLLDMETEWKSVSEDEENFEGRDRATGAVRWTATRNDLVFGSNSELRAVAEVYASDDATDKFVVDFVAAWNKVMNADRYDIHEGVTQPENG, from the coding sequence GTGTCCGACAGCACTGACGCCAAGGTGAGCGAGTCGAAGGGTGAGTGCCCTGTTGCTCACAGCCGGCGCAGCCACCCGAGCGAGGGCGGCAGCAACCGAGACTGGTGGCCCAACCAGCTCAACCTCCGGATCCTCCGCAAGCACCCCGTCCAGGCGAACCCGATGGGTGGTGACTTCGACTACAGCAAGGAGTTCCTGACCGTCGACCTCGACGAGCTGGCGCGCGACGTCGACGCCGTGCTGACCGAGTCGAAGGACTGGTGGCCCGCCGACTTCGGGCACTACGGCCCGTTCATGATCCGGATGGCGTGGCACAGCGCGGGCACCTACCGCACGCACGACGGCCGTGGTGGCGCCGGCGCGGGCATGCAGCGCTTCGCCCCGCTCAACAGCTGGCCGGACAACGGCAACCTGGACAAGGCCCGCCGTCTGCTGTGGCCGGTCAAGAAGAAGTACGGCAAGAAGCTCTCCTGGGCCGACCTCATGATCTTCACGGGCAACCGCGCGCTGGAGACCATGGGCCTGAAGACCTTCGGCTTCGCCGGCGGCCGCACGGACGTGTGGGAGCCGGACGAGGACGTCTACTGGGGCCCGGAGACCGAGTGGCTCGGTGGCGACACCCGCTACAGCGGTGAGCGCGACCTCGAGTCCCCGCTCGCGGCCGTCCAGATGGGTCTGATCTACGTCAACCCCGAGGGCCCGAACAGCAACCCGGACCCGCTGGCCGCCGCCCGCGACATCCGCGAGACGTTCGGCCGCATGGGCATGAACGACGAGGAGACCGTCGCGCTCATCGCCGGTGGGCACACCTTCGGCAAGGCGCACGGCGCCGGCGACCCGTCGCTGGTCGGTGCCGAGCCCGAGGGCTCGCTGATGGACGCGCAGGGCTTCGGCTGGATCAGCACGCACGGCACCGGCAAGGGCCGGGACGCCATCACCTCCGGCCTCGAGGTGACCTGGACGCAGCAGCCCACCAAGTGGACGAACCTGTTCTTCAAGAACCTGTTCGAGTTCGAGTGGGAGCTCACCAAGTCCCCGGCGGGCGCGCACCAGTGGAAGCCGAAGGGCGACGCGGGCGCCAACACCGTGCCCGACCCCGAGGACGGCACGCTCAACCGCCAGCCGATGATGCTGACCACGGACCTCTCGCTGCGGTTCGACCCGATCTACGAGCCGATCTCGCGCCGGTTCGCGCAGGACCACGAGGCGTTCGCTGAGGCGTTCTCGCGTGCGTGGTTCAAGCTGACCCACCGCGACATGGGCCCGATCCAGCGCTACCTCGGCCCGCAGGTGCCGCAGGAGGAGCTGATCTGGCAGGACCGCCTGCCGGCCCGCGACCACGAGCTGATCTCCACCGAGGACGTCGCCGCGCTCAAGGCGAAGATCCTGGAGACCGGCCTGTCCGTCTCGCAGCTCGTCAAGACCGCGTGGGCCTCGGCCTCGACGTTCCGCCAGAGCGACAAGCGCGGTGGCGCCAACGGTGCCCGCATCCGCCTCGAGCCGCAGCGCGGCTGGGAGGTCAACGAGCCCGACCAGCTCGCGCAGGCCCTGCGGGCGCTGGAAGGCGTGCAGGAGGCGTTCAACAGCTCCGCGACCGGCGGCAAGAAGGTCTCGCTGGCCGACGTGATCGTCCTCGGCGGTGCCGCGGCGGTCGAGCAGGCCGCCAAGGCCGCCGGCCACGACGTCGAGGTCCCGTTCCTCGCCGGCCGCACCGACGCCACGCAGGAGCAGACCGACGCCGAGTCGTTCGCCGTGCTGGAGCCCAAGGTCGACGGTTTCCGCAACTTCGGCAGCAAGGCCAACCCGCTGCCGTCGGAGTACCTGCTGGTCGACAAGGCCAACCTGCTCGGCCTCTCCGCGCCGGAGATGACCGTGCTGGTCGGCGGCCTGCGCGTGCTGGGCGCCAACCACGGCGGCTCGACGGCCGGCGTTCTCACCGACAAGCCGGAGACGCTGACCAACGACTTCTTCGTCAACCTGCTCGACATGGAGACGGAGTGGAAGTCGGTCTCCGAGGACGAGGAGAACTTCGAGGGCCGCGACCGCGCCACCGGTGCGGTGCGCTGGACCGCGACCCGCAACGACCTCGTGTTCGGCTCGAACTCCGAGCTGCGCGCCGTGGCCGAGGTCTACGCGAGTGACGACGCCACCGACAAGTTCGTCGTCGACTTCGTCGCCGCGTGGAACAAGGTCATGAACGCGGACCGCTACGACATCCACGAGGGTGTCACCCAGCCCGAGAACGGCTGA
- a CDS encoding DUF6461 domain-containing protein: protein MSLPEPVIRPDAVDHYDRLLSSDALPSDSFCLTAVRGLGVDEALTRFGGIPRWREADLGETGVRSVNAYPDELLTVVAGEVSGWVLLAENNGWHGAKADVLQQLSRDTVVASAFWNVNFHSTLSLACGGELLGAFDFVIGTERPDALLPYLDGLAFDDPYRKCAESLAFVERVSGTRLTEEWATTPHQASAIVDLRRFLPKDPTVWLRSNEPELLDWAATASSDDVRAAAAETARAACAAVDIPAEATLDDVRRDYTRTLQLRWDRCAPPDPALDRIAQLQASVTRHRTEPAEERLAEKRAHARAAVIAARCDNPVDALAAARCNAVRAGRAR, encoded by the coding sequence ATGTCGTTGCCAGAACCGGTGATCCGCCCGGACGCGGTCGACCACTACGACCGCCTGCTGTCGTCCGATGCGCTGCCCTCCGACTCCTTCTGCCTCACCGCGGTGCGCGGCCTGGGCGTGGACGAGGCCCTCACCCGCTTCGGCGGCATCCCGCGGTGGCGTGAGGCGGACCTGGGCGAGACGGGCGTGCGCTCGGTCAACGCCTATCCCGACGAGCTTCTCACGGTGGTCGCGGGGGAGGTGTCCGGTTGGGTGCTGCTGGCCGAGAACAACGGGTGGCACGGCGCGAAAGCCGATGTGCTGCAACAGCTTTCGCGGGACACAGTGGTGGCCTCCGCCTTCTGGAACGTCAACTTCCACAGCACTCTCAGCTTGGCCTGCGGCGGGGAACTGCTGGGCGCGTTCGACTTCGTCATCGGCACGGAGAGACCGGACGCGCTGCTGCCGTACCTGGACGGGCTGGCGTTCGACGACCCCTACCGCAAGTGCGCGGAGTCGTTGGCGTTCGTGGAGCGCGTGTCCGGCACACGACTGACCGAGGAGTGGGCGACGACGCCGCACCAGGCGTCGGCGATCGTCGACCTGCGGCGGTTCCTGCCGAAAGATCCGACCGTCTGGCTGAGGAGCAACGAACCCGAACTGCTGGACTGGGCCGCCACCGCGTCCAGCGACGACGTCCGTGCCGCCGCCGCGGAAACCGCCCGTGCCGCTTGCGCAGCCGTCGACATCCCCGCCGAGGCCACCCTCGACGACGTCCGCCGCGACTACACCCGAACCCTGCAACTGCGCTGGGACCGGTGCGCCCCGCCCGATCCCGCGCTGGACCGGATCGCCCAGCTCCAAGCCTCCGTCACCAGACACCGAACCGAACCTGCCGAGGAACGCCTGGCCGAAAAACGGGCCCACGCACGTGCCGCCGTCATCGCCGCCCGCTGCGACAACCCCGTCGACGCTCTCGCTGCCGCCCGCTGCAACGCCGTGCGAGCCGGCCGCGCCCGCTGA
- a CDS encoding Fur family transcriptional regulator, translating into MPTASDFERMLRGASLRVTAPRMAVLSAVHNHPHADTDSIIGVVRQNLGAVSHQAVYDVLRALTGAGLLRRIEPQGSVARYEARVGDNHHHVVCRSCGSIADVDCAVGHAPCLDASDDHGFVIDEAEVIYWGTCPECTTAAKSS; encoded by the coding sequence GTGCCCACGGCTTCCGATTTCGAGCGAATGTTGCGTGGAGCGTCACTGCGCGTGACGGCTCCGCGGATGGCTGTGCTGTCCGCGGTGCACAACCACCCGCACGCCGACACGGACTCGATCATCGGTGTCGTGCGTCAGAACCTCGGCGCGGTCTCCCATCAGGCCGTGTACGACGTACTCCGCGCACTCACCGGAGCAGGCCTGCTGCGCCGCATAGAACCGCAGGGGTCGGTAGCGCGCTATGAGGCTCGTGTCGGGGACAACCACCACCACGTCGTATGCCGTTCCTGCGGTTCCATCGCCGACGTCGACTGCGCCGTCGGCCACGCACCGTGCCTGGACGCGTCCGACGACCACGGTTTCGTCATCGACGAGGCCGAGGTCATCTACTGGGGCACCTGCCCCGAGTGCACGACCGCCGCGAAAAGTTCTTGA
- a CDS encoding beta-xylosidase codes for MSLSRRPLPLLAALALVGAVTACTNAAVGDPVAAPSEQKPTSTGSTRKAPAPRNQIALKTELGRQSPGVVVAGAGDAPYNYAPAVMFDGGKVRTWWCSQLSAAPPGGDDVLYSEGPGLDGPMSTAVPVFSGSGTSFDAMHTCDPSLIKIGGTYYMYYTGASRDNHANGSSVGVATSPDGIGWTRANNGQSIVVPSGDVIRENTYGAGQQSAVYLDGWVYLMFTDTTGLASHQNGAGQYVLRSKDPTFTSGVEALSASGFQPVSATNKPRTRSVVEAFSADWMWIDAASTWAIAHSTDHGTTVTFWNKDFTRHPFSPVLIPGIWREGPGLARTPLGHAPVNAVDPCGRVALDVFRSTVDGAANAPTNITRFGLDVLGLRGCETSDEASALNGFAMPSPERTVDVVVGGKVVRFERRSVAEKFARTVLNDRPPGVDHLKVAARVPAGVPAVANPQGVVGLLLEDKLWVIGSAEAANLNSSDIRQVSAEQWERYERHQDLAAR; via the coding sequence GTGTCCCTGAGTCGCCGACCTCTTCCGCTGCTCGCTGCACTCGCGCTCGTCGGCGCGGTCACGGCGTGCACGAATGCGGCTGTCGGCGACCCCGTGGCGGCCCCGAGCGAGCAGAAGCCCACGTCGACGGGCAGCACGCGGAAGGCGCCCGCTCCCAGGAACCAGATCGCGCTCAAGACCGAGCTCGGCAGGCAGAGTCCCGGCGTTGTGGTCGCCGGGGCCGGTGACGCGCCCTACAACTACGCGCCCGCCGTGATGTTCGACGGTGGCAAGGTGCGGACGTGGTGGTGCAGCCAGCTCAGCGCCGCGCCGCCCGGTGGTGACGACGTCCTCTACAGCGAGGGTCCCGGGCTCGACGGGCCGATGAGCACGGCGGTGCCGGTGTTCTCCGGCAGCGGGACCAGCTTCGACGCGATGCACACGTGCGACCCGTCGCTGATCAAGATCGGCGGCACCTACTACATGTATTACACCGGGGCGTCGCGCGACAACCACGCGAACGGCAGCTCCGTCGGTGTCGCGACCAGCCCGGACGGGATCGGCTGGACCCGCGCGAACAACGGTCAGTCGATCGTCGTGCCCTCCGGCGACGTGATCCGCGAGAACACCTACGGCGCGGGTCAGCAGTCCGCCGTCTACCTCGACGGCTGGGTGTACCTGATGTTCACCGACACCACCGGCCTCGCCTCGCACCAGAACGGTGCCGGGCAGTACGTGCTGCGGTCGAAGGACCCGACGTTCACGAGCGGTGTCGAGGCGCTGAGCGCGTCCGGGTTCCAGCCGGTGTCCGCGACGAACAAGCCGCGCACCCGGTCGGTCGTCGAGGCGTTCAGCGCGGACTGGATGTGGATCGACGCGGCGTCGACGTGGGCGATCGCGCACTCGACCGACCACGGCACGACCGTGACGTTCTGGAACAAGGACTTCACCCGGCACCCGTTCAGCCCCGTGCTCATCCCCGGCATCTGGCGCGAGGGCCCCGGCCTGGCGCGCACGCCGCTGGGACACGCCCCGGTCAACGCCGTGGACCCGTGCGGGCGCGTGGCGCTGGACGTGTTCCGCTCCACCGTCGACGGGGCGGCCAACGCGCCCACGAACATCACCCGCTTCGGCCTCGACGTGCTCGGGCTGCGGGGCTGCGAGACGTCCGACGAGGCGAGTGCGCTCAACGGCTTCGCGATGCCGTCGCCGGAACGCACGGTCGACGTGGTCGTCGGCGGCAAGGTCGTGCGGTTCGAACGCCGCTCGGTCGCGGAGAAGTTCGCCCGCACCGTGCTGAACGACCGGCCGCCGGGCGTCGACCACCTGAAGGTCGCGGCACGGGTGCCCGCCGGGGTGCCCGCGGTCGCCAACCCCCAAGGTGTCGTGGGTCTGCTGCTCGAGGACAAGCTCTGGGTGATCGGGTCCGCCGAGGCCGCGAACCTGAACTCGTCGGACATCCGGCAGGTCAGCGCCGAGCAGTGGGAGCGTTACGAGCGCCACCAGGACCTCGCCGCGCGCTGA